In the Terriglobia bacterium genome, one interval contains:
- the solA gene encoding N-methyl-L-tryptophan oxidase, which translates to MEHFDAIVAGMGGMGSATAYQLARRGLKVLGLEKHNLLHDMGSSHGLTRIIRLAYYEHPAYVPLLFRAYELWRHLENITGERILFVTGGIDAGPENGRIVQGSLAACEEHSLRHEVLDAANLQERFPGVRLSKDMVGVYSPDSGFVLSERAISLYTHLALDLGAEVHGREPVVGWEVRPDFVIVRTETATYSAGRLIVSAGAWASKLMPSLSKVLQPERQVLIWTRPLRPEIFQLGAFPIFNLQSPEGHFYGFPVHDFPGFKIGRYHHRNERVDPDSMDRECHPEDEAVLREGILRYFPQANGPTLALKVCLFTNTPDEHFILDAHPESDRVFIAAGFSGHGFKFCSVVGEIMAELATSGATRHNLDLFRLNRDFKPQPPPASF; encoded by the coding sequence ATGGAGCATTTCGACGCCATCGTCGCCGGCATGGGAGGCATGGGCAGCGCCACGGCTTATCAGCTTGCGCGGCGCGGCCTCAAAGTGCTGGGACTCGAAAAGCACAATCTTCTGCACGACATGGGCTCCTCGCACGGCCTCACGCGCATTATTCGCCTGGCGTATTACGAACATCCCGCTTACGTTCCGCTGCTTTTTCGCGCTTACGAACTGTGGCGCCACCTTGAAAACATTACCGGCGAAAGGATCCTGTTTGTGACGGGCGGCATCGATGCCGGCCCTGAGAACGGCCGGATCGTTCAGGGATCGCTGGCGGCGTGCGAGGAGCATTCTCTTCGCCACGAAGTGCTGGACGCCGCCAATCTGCAGGAACGCTTTCCGGGCGTTCGCCTCTCAAAGGACATGGTCGGCGTCTATTCGCCTGACAGCGGATTCGTTCTCTCTGAGCGCGCCATCTCGCTCTACACGCACCTCGCGCTCGATCTAGGAGCGGAGGTCCATGGCCGCGAGCCCGTCGTGGGCTGGGAGGTTCGTCCGGATTTCGTCATCGTCCGCACGGAGACCGCGACTTATTCCGCCGGCCGGCTGATCGTGTCTGCGGGCGCCTGGGCGTCGAAACTGATGCCCTCCCTCAGCAAAGTTCTCCAGCCGGAAAGGCAGGTGCTGATCTGGACCCGCCCGCTCCGTCCGGAAATCTTCCAGCTCGGCGCATTCCCGATTTTCAATCTGCAAAGCCCTGAAGGCCATTTCTATGGGTTCCCTGTGCACGACTTTCCGGGATTCAAGATCGGGCGATATCATCACCGGAATGAAAGAGTGGACCCCGACTCGATGGACCGCGAGTGCCACCCGGAAGACGAAGCGGTGCTGCGCGAAGGCATTCTCCGCTACTTCCCGCAAGCGAACGGTCCCACGCTTGCCCTGAAGGTCTGCCTGTTTACCAACACGCCGGACGAGCATTTCATTTTGGACGCGCATCCGGAGTCCGACCGCGTGTTCATCGCCGCCGGATTCTCAGGCCACGGATTCAAGTTTTGCAGCGTGGTGGGTGAAATCATGGCCGAGCTTGCCACCAGCGGCGCAACCCGCCACAACCTCGACCTCTTCCGCCTCAACCGCGACTTCAAGCCGCAGCCGCCTCCGGCGTCATTCTGA
- a CDS encoding MFS transporter, translated as MNRCRWLLLALVFVAIMINYVDRGNLSIAAPDMMKDFRINPESMGVLLSAFFWTYAAFQIPSGMLVDRFGIRWSYTLSFLFWSLASAAIALSRGPGDVIGMRMALGVAESVAPLASVAFIRSSFSGEEQGMPTSIYIAGQNIGPALGVLVGTILIDRFGWRMMFAITGLGALAWVPCWLAAAPRDGSRAERRAAREADEPSGPRPWTWNMLLRNGTFWAMALATLLASYYWYFVLTWVPSYLVISRGFSTLGMGRVLSTALLIMALVNIVAGKLADRLAAVISVFRARLWFVVLGYIGTGAILLLLVTGREWSLPVLTFSLCATGIGNSTYWAIVQHASPKHLVGRAVGFLNTVSVLGGVLAPIVTGWLLGPQKHFGPAILIAGICPVLAAFCLLAAGSKGLASVKTLLAGKVYTEA; from the coding sequence ATGAACCGTTGCCGCTGGCTTCTTCTTGCCCTCGTGTTTGTCGCCATCATGATCAACTACGTCGATCGCGGCAACCTCAGCATTGCGGCCCCGGACATGATGAAGGACTTCCGGATCAACCCGGAAAGCATGGGCGTTCTGCTCTCAGCCTTTTTCTGGACCTATGCCGCGTTTCAGATCCCGTCCGGGATGCTGGTAGACCGTTTTGGCATCCGCTGGTCCTACACGCTCTCTTTTTTGTTCTGGTCGCTCGCCTCCGCTGCCATTGCCCTCAGCCGAGGGCCCGGCGACGTGATTGGCATGCGCATGGCGCTGGGCGTGGCCGAATCGGTTGCTCCGCTGGCCAGCGTTGCTTTCATCCGCAGCAGCTTTTCCGGCGAGGAACAGGGGATGCCGACCTCAATCTATATTGCCGGCCAGAACATCGGGCCTGCGCTGGGCGTGCTGGTCGGAACCATCCTGATCGACAGGTTCGGCTGGCGGATGATGTTTGCCATCACCGGACTGGGAGCGCTGGCGTGGGTGCCCTGCTGGCTGGCAGCCGCTCCGCGTGACGGCAGCCGCGCTGAGCGTCGGGCGGCAAGGGAAGCCGATGAGCCGTCCGGGCCCAGGCCCTGGACGTGGAACATGCTGCTGCGCAACGGCACCTTCTGGGCCATGGCGCTGGCCACGCTGCTGGCTTCTTACTACTGGTATTTTGTGCTGACCTGGGTGCCGAGTTACCTGGTGATCTCGCGAGGATTCTCAACGCTTGGAATGGGGCGCGTGCTTTCCACCGCGCTCCTGATCATGGCCCTGGTGAATATCGTGGCGGGCAAGTTGGCGGACAGACTGGCAGCCGTCATCAGCGTCTTTCGCGCCAGGTTGTGGTTTGTTGTGCTCGGGTATATCGGCACAGGGGCCATTCTGCTGTTGCTGGTGACAGGCCGCGAATGGTCGCTTCCTGTCCTGACGTTTTCGTTGTGCGCCACAGGCATTGGGAATTCCACCTACTGGGCGATTGTGCAGCACGCCTCACCGAAACATCTGGTGGGTCGGGCGGTCGGATTCCTGAACACAGTTTCGGTGCTGGGCGGCGTCCTGGCGCCTATTGTCACGGGATGGCTTCTTGGGCCGCAGAAACATTTTGGCCCGGCAATCCTGATCGCGGGTATCTGTCCCGTTCTGGCTGCTTTCTGTCTGCTCGCGGCAGGGTCCAAAGGGCTCGCGAGTGTTAAAACATTGCTGGCAGGCAAAGTTTATACGGAAGCGTAG
- a CDS encoding amidohydrolase, protein MKIIDTHQHLWDLDLFTYSWIDDLPSLRKSFGMADYLEASEGLNIEKTVHLEADVDEAYMLGETRHILALAEQNNPLEGVVACARPEKTGFADYLDQIAGHPKLKGVRRVLHTQPDEVGDSRLFAENVRLLHAYGLSFDVCVLARQLPVAIRLIDKCPKVSFILDHCGNPQVKDQVFHPWREQILEVSKFSNVVCKVSGILANANLEKWTPEDLRPYVEHVIECFGWDRVMFGSDWPVCTLAASLRKWVETLKLLTQPAGEENQQKLFYENAARVYRLG, encoded by the coding sequence ATGAAGATCATCGACACCCACCAGCACCTTTGGGATCTGGACTTATTTACGTATTCATGGATCGACGATCTCCCTTCGCTGCGGAAAAGCTTTGGCATGGCGGATTATCTCGAAGCGAGTGAAGGATTGAATATCGAGAAAACCGTGCACCTGGAAGCCGACGTTGATGAAGCGTACATGCTAGGTGAAACGCGGCACATCCTGGCGCTGGCTGAGCAGAACAATCCGCTGGAGGGCGTTGTGGCCTGCGCAAGGCCGGAAAAAACGGGCTTTGCAGATTATCTTGACCAGATCGCCGGCCACCCCAAACTGAAGGGCGTTCGAAGAGTGCTGCACACGCAGCCTGACGAAGTCGGGGATTCACGCCTCTTCGCCGAAAATGTGCGGCTGCTGCATGCTTACGGACTCTCATTCGACGTCTGCGTGCTGGCGCGCCAATTGCCTGTTGCCATTCGACTGATCGATAAGTGCCCGAAAGTTTCCTTTATCCTTGACCACTGCGGAAATCCTCAGGTGAAGGACCAGGTGTTCCATCCCTGGCGTGAGCAAATTCTGGAAGTGTCAAAATTTTCCAACGTCGTCTGCAAAGTTTCCGGGATCCTGGCCAACGCCAATCTTGAAAAGTGGACGCCCGAAGATTTGCGCCCTTACGTTGAGCATGTGATTGAGTGTTTCGGGTGGGACCGAGTGATGTTTGGCAGCGACTGGCCCGTATGCACGCTGGCTGCCTCGCTGCGAAAATGGGTGGAAACCCTCAAGCTGCTGACCCAACCCGCCGGGGAAGAGAACCAACAGAAGCTGTTCTACGAAAACGCCGCCCGTGTTTACCGTCTCGGCTAG